A DNA window from Pseudomonas wuhanensis contains the following coding sequences:
- a CDS encoding DUF1329 domain-containing protein → MRKMILQCGALALSLLAANVMAAVSPEEANKLGATLTPLGAEKAGNADGSIPAWTGGIPKNAGAVDGKGFLADPFASEKPLFTITAETVDKYKDKLSDGQIAMFKRYPQTYKIPVYTTHRTVALPPEIYESAKRSALNVTSINDGNGLANFTGNRYYAFPIPKNGVEVLWNHITRYHGGNQRRIITQVTPQTNGSYTSIRFEEEIAVPQLMKDLDPDKAANVLTFFKQSVTAPARLAGNVLLVHETLDQVKEPRLAWIYNAGQRRVRRAPQVAYDGPGTAADGLRTSDNFDMFSGAPDRYDWKLIGKKEMYIPYNSYKLDSPSLKYDDVVKAGHINQDLTRYELHRVWEVVGTVKPSERHIYAKRHMYLDEDSWQVALADHYDGRGQLWRVGEGHAQYYYDHQTPAYTLEALYDIIAGRYIALGMKNEEKHSFEFGFEAKSADYTPSALRAEGVR, encoded by the coding sequence ATGCGCAAGATGATTCTGCAATGCGGCGCCCTGGCCCTGAGTCTGCTGGCCGCCAACGTGATGGCGGCGGTCTCGCCGGAAGAAGCCAACAAGCTCGGTGCGACCCTCACGCCGCTGGGCGCCGAGAAGGCCGGCAATGCCGATGGCTCGATCCCGGCCTGGACCGGCGGCATCCCGAAAAACGCCGGCGCGGTCGACGGCAAAGGCTTTCTGGCCGACCCGTTCGCCAGTGAAAAACCGCTGTTTACCATCACTGCCGAGACCGTCGACAAGTACAAAGACAAACTCTCGGACGGTCAGATAGCGATGTTCAAGCGCTATCCGCAAACCTACAAGATCCCGGTCTACACGACCCACCGTACCGTCGCCCTGCCGCCGGAGATCTACGAATCGGCCAAGCGCAGCGCGCTGAACGTGACCAGCATCAACGACGGTAACGGTCTGGCCAATTTCACCGGCAACCGCTACTACGCATTCCCGATTCCGAAGAACGGCGTCGAGGTGCTGTGGAACCACATCACCCGTTACCACGGCGGCAATCAGCGACGCATCATCACCCAGGTGACCCCGCAGACCAACGGCAGCTACACGTCGATCCGCTTCGAGGAAGAAATCGCCGTACCGCAACTGATGAAGGACCTGGACCCGGACAAAGCCGCCAACGTGCTGACCTTCTTCAAGCAGTCGGTGACCGCGCCGGCGCGGCTGGCGGGGAACGTGCTGCTGGTGCACGAAACCCTTGATCAGGTGAAAGAGCCGCGGCTGGCGTGGATCTACAACGCCGGTCAACGTCGGGTACGTCGTGCGCCGCAAGTGGCCTACGACGGTCCGGGCACCGCCGCTGACGGCCTGCGCACCTCGGATAACTTCGACATGTTCTCCGGCGCACCGGATCGCTACGACTGGAAACTGATCGGCAAAAAGGAAATGTACATCCCCTACAACAGCTACAAACTTGACTCGCCGAGCCTCAAGTACGATGACGTGGTGAAGGCCGGGCACATCAACCAGGACTTGACCCGCTACGAGTTGCACCGGGTCTGGGAAGTGGTCGGCACGGTCAAGCCGAGCGAGCGGCACATCTACGCCAAGCGCCACATGTACCTCGATGAAGACAGCTGGCAAGTGGCGCTGGCGGATCATTACGACGGTCGCGGTCAACTGTGGCGGGTGGGCGAAGGTCATGCCCAGTATTACTACGATCACCAGACGCCGGCCTACACCCTCGAGGCGCTCTACGACATCATCGCCGGCCGATACATTGCCCTGGGAATGAAGAACGAAGAGAAGCACAGTTTCGAATTCGGCTTCGAGGCCAAGTCTGCGGACTACACCCCGTCGGCCCTGCGCGCCGAGGGCGTTCGGTAA
- the ltrA gene encoding group II intron reverse transcriptase/maturase has product MEITSGEAVRSPVSDEVDRPQDESDNAGQGLLERAFARENLKRAWKRVKANKGAAGVDGLDIEQTAEYLLTQWAAIREQLLSGVYRPSPVRRVVIPKPDGGQRELGIPTVTDRLIQQALLQILQPLLDPTFSEHSYGFRPGRSAQDAVMAAQRHVSSGRKVVVDVDLEKFFDRVDHDILMNRLRKRIADRAVIRLIRAYLDAGTLINGMVEKSRVGAPQGGPLSPLLANVLLNEVDRELERRGHCFVRYADDANVYVRSRRAGQRVMTLLKRLYEKLHLSVNESKSAVASAFGRKFLGYAFWASPKGVKRAVAIKARKQFKQRIRELTRRSGGRSMRQVVENLRPYLLGWTAYFGLSQTPKIWRELDEWIRHRLRAIQLKQWRRGPTIYRELRALGASSQTARRVAANSHSWWRNSRFELNRVLDIAWFDRLGLVRLS; this is encoded by the coding sequence ATGGAGATAACGAGCGGTGAAGCCGTGAGAAGTCCTGTCAGCGACGAGGTCGATCGCCCGCAAGATGAATCCGACAATGCAGGGCAAGGGCTGCTGGAACGGGCCTTTGCGAGAGAAAACCTGAAGCGGGCGTGGAAGCGGGTCAAGGCCAACAAAGGTGCAGCGGGAGTCGACGGTCTGGACATTGAACAGACCGCCGAATATCTGCTGACTCAGTGGGCGGCGATTCGTGAACAGCTTCTATCAGGTGTCTACCGGCCCAGTCCGGTACGCCGAGTGGTCATTCCCAAACCTGACGGCGGTCAGCGCGAGTTAGGCATCCCGACGGTCACCGACCGTCTGATCCAACAAGCCTTGCTGCAAATCCTGCAACCACTGCTCGATCCAACCTTCAGTGAACACAGCTATGGCTTTCGCCCGGGACGCTCTGCGCAGGATGCCGTTATGGCGGCTCAGCGCCATGTGTCCTCGGGACGCAAGGTGGTGGTGGATGTTGATCTGGAGAAGTTCTTCGATCGGGTCGACCACGACATCCTGATGAATCGCTTGCGCAAACGGATTGCGGATCGGGCGGTTATCCGGCTGATTCGGGCCTATCTGGATGCCGGAACGCTGATCAATGGCATGGTCGAGAAAAGCCGCGTCGGGGCGCCGCAAGGCGGCCCGCTGTCGCCATTGTTGGCGAATGTGCTGCTGAACGAAGTGGATCGGGAGCTTGAACGTCGAGGGCATTGCTTCGTGCGCTATGCCGACGATGCGAATGTGTACGTTCGCAGCCGCAGGGCTGGGCAGCGGGTAATGACTTTGCTGAAGCGCCTGTACGAAAAGCTGCACTTGAGCGTCAATGAGAGCAAGAGTGCGGTGGCGAGTGCGTTTGGTCGCAAGTTTCTTGGGTATGCCTTTTGGGCATCGCCCAAAGGCGTCAAAAGAGCCGTGGCGATCAAGGCGCGCAAGCAGTTCAAGCAACGGATACGCGAACTGACCCGCCGCTCAGGTGGCCGCAGTATGCGACAAGTAGTCGAAAATCTACGCCCTTACCTCTTGGGCTGGACAGCTTACTTTGGGTTGTCACAAACCCCGAAAATCTGGCGAGAGCTGGATGAATGGATACGACACCGACTGCGAGCGATCCAACTGAAGCAATGGCGGCGTGGACCGACGATCTACCGCGAACTGAGGGCGCTGGGAGCCAGCAGCCAAACGGCCCGCAGAGTGGCGGCCAACTCGCATAGTTGGTGGCGTAACAGCCGATTTGAGCTGAATCGAGTGTTGGATATAGCGTGGTTCGACAGACTGGGTCTGGTACGACTCTCATAA
- a CDS encoding LuxR C-terminal-related transcriptional regulator gives MTAMTPCLDRSGFLPRLSSHHLSRARLSEPLLASTARVKLLCAPAGSGKSALLAECLLQAPSQCRVHWLPLSGVASSAADFRHRLAETLGLASSDETGLLGCLARLQTPTWLFLDDYCRLPNPELDLLLDRMLAISSPMLTWWLGARRRPPCNWPRLLLDDELYECESASLAFTSDEVEQLLRPWVPDQASKVASRVIQRTGGWCAGVRIALLQKCDWSRQDKPQGRADTLLDYLEHELFSSLTPELSEAWRVLAHLPRFNARLCDHLFGAGEGAQYLRTLQTLGCFIEPWGDSTDWLQIFTPFTQLLRDEPWPAGRSWHRRACQWFCTEQDWKSAFEQALLAEEYEVAVSLLQHFSFEHLFEEQTVVLLLRLHEQQGGELTLGSPQLVGLITAALLFAGRFEQATASIAHLAHFTPQPSAVLQRQLIARWQALQGWLLHLQGRMEASRAHFLDALSALDPECWTARLMCLSGLTQQALLRGELDVAQAHNREALCLARAQGSLVFEGLMELDHAQLLEQRGAPGRAESLLANIHELLCLQSDRAAPLLGRIALRRGRLALCQGLDERAADFFQAGLEDCVRNQDKRALYGFLGQAQLAANQGDYAQAFVRLRDAERLMQQRQIPDTVYRGALLQVSSQCWLQQGRPELAREALSRVLRHYQGPQARQAPPATLELIPRIEYLLILAEVKLQRVEDPLARLSILLEQAQMNGMISLEAELFLAMSEAAFILGEPLLSRQYFEKGKDKACRCNLLQMLFQLRMRCPNLLAELHVIDQGEQGPQEGLRESPLSLRESEVLALIASGNSNQQIAEMLFISLHTVKTHVRRIYGKLRVERRTHAVAKARLLGLC, from the coding sequence ATGACCGCCATGACTCCGTGTCTGGACCGTTCTGGATTCCTGCCCCGCCTGTCCTCTCATCACCTGTCGCGGGCTCGCTTGAGCGAACCGTTACTGGCCTCAACGGCACGGGTGAAATTACTCTGCGCACCCGCCGGCAGTGGCAAGAGCGCGCTGCTCGCCGAATGCCTGTTGCAGGCGCCCAGCCAGTGTCGAGTGCATTGGTTGCCATTATCTGGCGTGGCGTCGAGCGCGGCGGATTTTCGTCATCGTCTGGCAGAAACCCTGGGGCTGGCCTCATCGGATGAAACCGGGTTGCTGGGCTGTCTGGCGCGATTGCAGACGCCGACCTGGCTGTTTCTCGATGACTACTGCCGCCTGCCGAACCCGGAGCTGGATCTGTTACTGGATCGTATGCTGGCGATCAGCAGCCCGATGCTGACCTGGTGGCTGGGCGCCCGTCGCCGGCCGCCATGCAACTGGCCACGGCTGTTGCTCGATGATGAATTGTACGAGTGCGAGAGTGCTTCGCTGGCTTTTACCTCAGATGAAGTCGAGCAGCTATTGCGCCCCTGGGTGCCGGATCAGGCGAGCAAGGTGGCCAGTCGGGTTATTCAGCGCACCGGCGGTTGGTGTGCCGGTGTGCGCATTGCGCTGCTGCAGAAATGCGACTGGTCGCGCCAGGACAAACCCCAGGGGCGGGCGGACACCTTACTCGATTACCTGGAGCACGAGTTATTCAGTTCGCTGACACCGGAGTTGAGCGAGGCCTGGCGCGTACTGGCCCACTTGCCCCGCTTCAATGCCCGCCTGTGCGATCACCTGTTCGGGGCAGGAGAGGGCGCTCAGTACTTGCGGACCTTGCAAACGCTGGGCTGTTTTATCGAACCTTGGGGGGACTCCACCGATTGGCTGCAGATATTCACCCCGTTCACCCAGTTGTTGCGCGATGAGCCATGGCCGGCGGGACGCTCCTGGCATCGGCGTGCCTGCCAATGGTTCTGTACCGAACAGGACTGGAAATCGGCCTTCGAACAGGCATTGCTTGCCGAGGAGTACGAAGTGGCGGTCAGCCTGTTGCAGCACTTCAGTTTCGAGCATTTGTTCGAGGAGCAGACGGTGGTGCTGTTGTTGCGTTTGCATGAGCAGCAAGGAGGGGAACTGACGCTGGGCAGTCCGCAATTGGTCGGATTGATTACAGCTGCGCTGTTGTTCGCCGGACGTTTCGAACAGGCGACCGCCAGCATCGCTCACTTGGCGCATTTCACGCCTCAACCCTCGGCGGTGCTTCAGCGTCAATTGATTGCACGCTGGCAGGCATTGCAGGGTTGGTTGCTGCATTTGCAGGGACGAATGGAGGCTTCGCGCGCGCACTTCCTTGACGCGTTGAGCGCGCTCGATCCCGAATGCTGGACGGCGCGCCTGATGTGTTTGTCCGGTTTGACGCAACAGGCATTGCTAAGGGGCGAACTCGACGTGGCGCAAGCCCATAACCGCGAGGCGCTGTGCCTGGCGCGGGCGCAAGGTTCGCTGGTGTTCGAGGGCTTGATGGAACTCGATCATGCGCAGTTGCTGGAGCAGCGTGGAGCCCCCGGGCGCGCTGAAAGTCTGCTCGCCAATATTCATGAACTGCTTTGCCTGCAATCTGACCGCGCTGCGCCTCTACTGGGGCGAATCGCCTTGCGTCGCGGGCGCCTGGCCTTGTGTCAGGGACTGGATGAGCGGGCAGCAGATTTTTTTCAGGCCGGGTTGGAGGACTGCGTTCGCAATCAAGACAAGCGTGCGCTGTACGGTTTTCTCGGGCAGGCACAACTGGCCGCCAATCAGGGCGACTACGCCCAAGCCTTCGTCCGCCTGCGCGATGCCGAGCGATTGATGCAGCAGCGGCAGATTCCGGACACGGTCTACCGTGGTGCCCTGTTGCAGGTCAGCAGTCAGTGCTGGTTGCAACAGGGGCGTCCCGAACTGGCCCGCGAGGCGTTGAGCAGGGTGCTCAGACACTATCAGGGGCCACAGGCACGGCAGGCACCGCCGGCGACACTGGAGTTGATTCCGCGAATTGAGTATTTGTTGATTCTGGCTGAGGTCAAACTGCAGCGGGTGGAGGATCCTCTGGCTCGGCTCTCCATCCTGCTTGAGCAAGCACAAATGAATGGGATGATTAGCTTGGAGGCCGAGTTATTTCTGGCGATGTCCGAGGCGGCCTTCATATTGGGCGAACCTCTGTTATCCCGGCAGTATTTCGAGAAAGGCAAAGACAAAGCTTGCCGTTGTAACTTGCTACAGATGTTGTTCCAGTTACGTATGCGTTGCCCCAACCTTCTAGCAGAATTGCACGTTATCGATCAGGGCGAGCAGGGACCTCAAGAAGGACTTCGCGAGAGTCCACTGAGCCTGAGAGAGTCGGAAGTGCTCGCATTGATTGCGTCGGGCAATTCAAATCAGCAAATAGCCGAGATGCTATTCATATCATTACATACAGTCAAAACACATGTGCGGCGAATTTATGGAAAGTTAAGAGTGGAGCGTAGAACTCATGCTGTCGCCAAGGCTAGATTGCTGGGGTTGTGCTGA
- a CDS encoding DUF1302 domain-containing protein: MTKTTMRAIFKPQALAAAVALGCCAEAQAVSFNIGEIEGQFDSSLSVGASWGMRDADKSLVGTVNGGTGQSSTGDDGRLNFKKGETFSKIFKGIHDLELKYGDTGVFVRGKYWYDFELKDEDREFKQISDSGRKEGAKSSGAQILDAFVYHNYSIADLPGTVRAGKQVVSWGESTFIGNSINSINPVDVSAFRRPGAEIKEGLIPVNMLFASQGLTDQLTVEGFYQLEWDQTVLDNCGTFFGVDVAADGCNNGYTVGSPAIAPLAPLAAAFGQPIQVTREGVIVPRGGDRDARDSGQWGTALRWLGDDTEYGLYFMNYHSRTPTVGTTTAGLSTLASLPGMVRAANRLAPGSGSGLAQSVMLGRGQYYLEYPEDIRLYGASFSTTLPTGTAWTGEISYRPNAPVQVNTNDLTLALLNPIAGGAASPVATRPGADNTGYRRKEVTQVQSTLTHFFDQVLGAQRLTLVGEAAVVRVGGLESRSKLRYGRDSVYGQYGFGGDTDGFVTSTSWGYRARAILDYANVIGGINLKPNLSWSHDVAGYGPNGLFNEGAKAVSVGVDADYRNTYTASLSYTDFFGGDYNVLEDRDFLALSFGVNF; the protein is encoded by the coding sequence ATGACAAAAACAACAATGCGCGCCATCTTCAAACCGCAAGCGCTGGCCGCTGCGGTGGCCTTGGGTTGCTGCGCCGAGGCGCAGGCCGTTTCATTCAACATCGGCGAAATCGAGGGGCAGTTCGATTCCTCGTTGTCGGTCGGCGCGAGCTGGGGCATGCGCGATGCCGACAAGTCACTGGTGGGCACCGTCAACGGCGGTACTGGCCAGTCTTCAACCGGTGATGACGGGCGCCTGAACTTCAAGAAAGGCGAAACCTTCTCCAAGATCTTCAAGGGCATCCACGACCTCGAATTGAAGTACGGCGACACCGGTGTGTTCGTCCGTGGCAAGTACTGGTACGACTTCGAGCTGAAGGACGAAGACCGCGAGTTCAAGCAGATCAGCGACAGCGGTCGCAAAGAGGGCGCCAAGTCTTCGGGCGCACAGATCCTCGATGCGTTCGTCTATCACAACTATTCCATCGCCGATCTGCCGGGCACCGTGCGCGCCGGCAAGCAGGTGGTCAGTTGGGGTGAAAGCACCTTCATTGGCAACTCGATCAACAGCATCAACCCGGTCGACGTTTCCGCGTTCCGACGTCCTGGCGCCGAGATCAAGGAAGGCCTGATTCCGGTGAACATGCTGTTCGCCTCCCAGGGCCTGACCGACCAGCTCACGGTGGAAGGTTTCTACCAACTGGAGTGGGATCAGACCGTTCTCGACAATTGCGGCACCTTCTTCGGTGTCGACGTGGCGGCGGACGGTTGCAACAACGGTTACACCGTCGGCAGCCCGGCGATTGCCCCGTTGGCGCCGCTCGCGGCAGCCTTTGGCCAACCTATTCAGGTCACCCGCGAGGGCGTGATCGTGCCCCGTGGCGGCGACCGTGATGCCCGGGATTCTGGGCAGTGGGGCACAGCCTTGCGCTGGCTCGGTGACGACACCGAATACGGCCTCTACTTTATGAATTACCACAGTCGTACACCAACCGTTGGCACCACTACCGCCGGGCTGTCGACACTGGCCAGCCTGCCGGGCATGGTCCGCGCCGCCAACCGTCTAGCCCCGGGCAGCGGCTCGGGCCTGGCCCAAAGCGTGATGCTCGGGCGCGGCCAGTACTACCTCGAATACCCGGAAGACATTCGTCTGTACGGTGCGAGCTTCTCCACCACTTTGCCCACCGGCACTGCCTGGACCGGCGAAATCAGCTACCGGCCCAACGCTCCGGTGCAGGTCAACACCAACGACCTGACCCTGGCGTTGCTTAACCCGATCGCTGGCGGCGCCGCATCGCCTGTCGCGACTCGGCCAGGTGCCGACAACACGGGTTATCGCCGTAAGGAAGTGACCCAGGTCCAAAGTACCCTGACGCACTTCTTCGACCAAGTGTTGGGCGCCCAACGACTGACCCTGGTCGGTGAAGCTGCGGTGGTACGAGTCGGTGGTCTGGAGTCGCGGAGCAAGCTGCGTTATGGCCGTGATTCGGTCTACGGCCAGTACGGTTTCGGTGGCGATACCGACGGCTTCGTCACTTCTACCTCCTGGGGCTACCGCGCCCGGGCGATCCTCGATTACGCCAACGTGATTGGCGGGATCAACCTCAAACCCAACCTGTCCTGGTCCCATGACGTCGCCGGCTATGGCCCCAACGGGCTGTTCAACGAAGGCGCCAAGGCGGTCAGCGTCGGTGTCGATGCCGACTATCGCAACACCTATACCGCGAGCCTCAGTTACACCGATTTCTTCGGCGGTGATTACAACGTCCTGGAAGACCGTGACTTCCTGGCGCTGAGCTTTGGCGTGAACTTCTGA
- a CDS encoding dermonecrotic toxin domain-containing protein, protein MAAYVQEGGLKREVEEDINRFIDSDGRGSSYGVSVELEDGRFATLACCFVMYLNGQSLNELIPENDYPVVLYTPGQGVEAFETSSALHRALEKRLGEADTRADLLKNVSLDEAEQVRGAPAIRYLKNHEGIFQPFTLKLLDKQRNNIASYLRQMQAPNADVENVLHSLESVQHLDELTQDAKRRTTKLIKLISRNAWPQWVKNSYPENQEIYVSLEQELLRSQVNLHHAMNGLTSFKEYVRRVVEEHLSGGDDKRVDPDTVWVSVKHSVRMGGKVIEHVERKNLTQVFMYGLHDAVGRLELQFEAFHNNPRLTLSNIEYAIKQFDLRLKYASERNNRYLDPQVKEAMREVLGRQTALSNFAAILQKHISPKAQDIVMRYQFGDTTQEAFSVAFRSWFRPFKDMIVYRTKSATPDRLPHVLYAPGAPTGQEWYEFSDLTALKRQFINWGFEKQGRDFLIGQAHSVDRAKLVEDYLSEVKSRTVFESWWWDGISLVEWSSGMDLGPLMGAIEKIIDWEIVEEKVVTPDWYRSAGREDRELFTRLNTDYKAIYEVSKEPLHIESFAGFSRKLVMNALNDYLRQSGAHPEIDPDRVTVKLQGQDWMTLTNLFIQWEYWRSDVSVFEKLFSYLTPSGDILIKIKEANRTATFQSLDNTSLGRLGVSTINALIDLLPGEKYEEYLKLNFLNTPSHNLKAKLYCKTKQNEMLRAALVQKMRGSLPNEHFQWLKGLIEDLDREVGLDTGLVLNGSPPRAGICELVLENKRIEGGYVFGRVVAGKLEFLIYLPKAPDGLEFRPIGTLTQDLKNYTLGEHVVGLAKLSDRGVIQRYVDKCRETANGSALPAPMLLGSAPVSHFNSEYDRMVWRLIKDVDYQTTSSSESFWRDVMIVTELAVDVVSLFVPPVGLAASLLRITRSIVQGFIAHSEGNERAANAHFASAWRSAITFYAGKIAGVGVSVSAVGLLSQVKDISEIVSTVTGVPMGIEYITAVTSAYSIQDSKTRIVG, encoded by the coding sequence TTGGCAGCCTATGTACAAGAGGGCGGGCTGAAGCGAGAAGTAGAAGAAGACATCAATAGATTTATCGATAGTGATGGTCGGGGATCTTCTTACGGTGTTTCGGTGGAACTGGAGGATGGCCGATTCGCAACGCTGGCATGCTGTTTCGTCATGTATCTGAATGGCCAATCCCTTAACGAACTCATTCCTGAGAATGATTATCCGGTCGTTCTTTATACCCCGGGCCAAGGGGTAGAAGCATTTGAGACTTCGTCGGCGCTGCATCGGGCCTTGGAAAAACGCCTGGGCGAGGCGGATACTCGTGCGGACTTGCTCAAGAATGTGTCGCTGGATGAGGCTGAGCAAGTCAGAGGTGCTCCGGCCATCCGTTATTTGAAAAATCATGAAGGGATTTTTCAACCGTTCACCTTGAAACTGCTTGATAAGCAGCGAAATAACATTGCCTCCTATCTTCGTCAGATGCAGGCGCCGAATGCTGATGTAGAAAATGTTCTTCATTCGTTAGAGTCGGTACAGCATCTGGATGAGTTGACCCAGGATGCGAAGAGGCGGACGACCAAACTGATAAAGTTGATTTCCAGAAACGCCTGGCCGCAATGGGTGAAGAATAGTTACCCAGAAAATCAGGAAATTTATGTCTCCTTGGAGCAGGAGTTACTGAGGAGTCAGGTTAATCTTCATCATGCGATGAACGGTCTGACTTCATTTAAGGAGTATGTTCGGCGAGTCGTGGAGGAGCATCTTTCTGGTGGTGATGACAAGCGTGTCGACCCCGATACCGTTTGGGTGTCAGTGAAGCACTCGGTACGTATGGGGGGTAAAGTAATCGAGCATGTTGAGCGTAAAAACTTAACGCAGGTGTTCATGTATGGTTTGCATGATGCAGTCGGACGGCTCGAGCTTCAGTTCGAAGCTTTTCATAACAATCCAAGATTGACGCTTTCGAATATCGAGTACGCCATCAAGCAGTTTGATCTTCGTTTGAAGTACGCCAGTGAACGAAACAATCGCTATCTTGATCCGCAAGTTAAAGAGGCAATGCGAGAAGTTCTGGGGAGGCAGACCGCGCTCAGTAACTTTGCAGCGATTCTTCAAAAGCACATCAGCCCGAAAGCACAGGATATCGTTATGCGCTATCAGTTTGGTGATACGACGCAAGAGGCATTCAGTGTTGCTTTCCGCAGTTGGTTTCGACCGTTCAAAGACATGATTGTCTATCGCACAAAAAGTGCCACACCTGATCGCTTGCCCCATGTGTTGTATGCCCCCGGTGCACCGACCGGCCAGGAATGGTATGAGTTTTCTGATCTGACAGCCTTGAAGCGTCAGTTCATTAATTGGGGTTTTGAAAAACAGGGTCGCGATTTTCTGATCGGGCAGGCTCACAGCGTAGATCGCGCGAAACTTGTGGAGGACTATCTCTCTGAAGTTAAATCGAGGACTGTGTTCGAAAGTTGGTGGTGGGACGGTATCAGTCTGGTGGAATGGTCGTCCGGCATGGACCTCGGTCCATTAATGGGCGCTATCGAGAAAATCATCGACTGGGAAATTGTCGAAGAAAAGGTCGTCACTCCCGACTGGTACAGGAGCGCTGGCCGCGAGGATCGTGAGCTTTTTACCCGGTTAAATACCGATTACAAGGCCATCTACGAAGTATCCAAAGAGCCGCTGCATATTGAATCGTTTGCCGGTTTCTCCCGAAAACTGGTGATGAACGCGCTGAACGATTACCTCCGTCAATCCGGTGCTCATCCCGAAATCGATCCCGATCGAGTGACTGTCAAGCTGCAGGGACAGGACTGGATGACGCTCACGAACCTTTTCATTCAATGGGAGTACTGGCGCAGCGATGTTTCAGTGTTCGAAAAGTTGTTTTCCTATCTCACCCCGTCAGGCGACATTCTGATAAAAATCAAGGAAGCGAATAGAACCGCGACATTCCAATCCCTCGACAACACCTCCCTGGGACGACTGGGTGTGTCTACCATCAACGCACTGATTGATTTGTTGCCAGGTGAGAAATATGAGGAATATTTAAAACTGAATTTCCTGAATACGCCCTCCCACAATCTCAAGGCCAAGCTCTATTGCAAGACCAAGCAAAATGAAATGCTTAGGGCTGCACTGGTACAAAAAATGCGGGGTTCTCTGCCCAACGAACACTTTCAATGGTTGAAGGGGCTGATCGAAGATCTGGATCGCGAAGTGGGTCTCGACACGGGGCTGGTCTTGAACGGGAGTCCACCGCGTGCGGGTATCTGTGAGCTCGTGCTGGAGAATAAGCGTATAGAGGGGGGGTACGTTTTCGGCCGCGTAGTGGCAGGGAAACTCGAGTTCCTGATTTACCTACCCAAAGCTCCGGATGGGTTGGAGTTCCGCCCCATCGGTACGCTGACCCAGGACCTGAAAAATTACACTCTTGGCGAGCATGTCGTTGGCCTTGCCAAGTTGAGTGATCGGGGCGTCATCCAACGTTATGTCGACAAGTGCCGAGAGACTGCGAATGGGTCCGCATTACCAGCCCCAATGTTACTAGGCAGCGCACCGGTGTCTCACTTCAATTCCGAGTACGACAGAATGGTTTGGCGCCTCATCAAGGATGTCGATTACCAGACAACGAGCAGTTCGGAATCCTTCTGGCGCGACGTGATGATCGTTACCGAATTGGCCGTTGACGTTGTTTCCTTGTTTGTTCCGCCCGTTGGCTTGGCGGCGAGTCTCTTGAGGATAACGCGCTCGATCGTACAAGGCTTCATTGCCCATAGTGAGGGCAATGAACGCGCCGCCAATGCGCATTTTGCCTCTGCCTGGAGAAGCGCCATCACCTTTTATGCGGGCAAGATTGCAGGAGTCGGTGTATCCGTGTCAGCGGTGGGCCTGCTATCGCAAGTGAAAGATATTTCCGAGATTGTATCGACCGTGACCGGGGTTCCAATGGGCATCGAGTACATAACGGCAGTCACGTCTGCGTATTCGATCCAGGACAGCAAAACTCGAATCGTAGGTTGA
- a CDS encoding IclR family transcriptional regulator, producing the protein MTSESNGKQKVRSAEVGTDILKALAELSPSTSLSRLAEHVQMPASKVHRYLQALIASGFAEQNTATNHYGLGREALRVGLAALNSMDVLKVAALPLAELRDELNETCFIAVWGNQGATVVHIEPAVRAVTVVTQLGSVLPLLSSSTGLVFSAYLPHRETDELRDLEVRAVDVHPLADEQAYTTLCEQIRERGLHHVHGLLMPGVDALSAPVFNAVGQVAAVMTIVGPTSLFHADENGPAAQRLLAATRAVSWRMGYQPE; encoded by the coding sequence ATGACCAGCGAAAGCAACGGTAAACAGAAAGTCCGCTCGGCCGAAGTCGGTACCGACATCCTCAAGGCGCTTGCCGAGCTGTCGCCCTCGACCTCGTTGTCGCGCCTGGCCGAACACGTGCAGATGCCGGCGAGCAAGGTTCACCGCTATTTGCAGGCGCTGATCGCCAGCGGTTTTGCCGAGCAGAACACCGCCACCAACCATTACGGCCTCGGCCGTGAAGCGCTTCGGGTCGGTCTGGCTGCGTTGAACAGTATGGACGTGCTGAAAGTCGCCGCCCTGCCCTTGGCCGAGTTGCGTGACGAGCTGAATGAGACCTGCTTTATAGCGGTGTGGGGGAATCAGGGCGCGACGGTGGTGCACATCGAACCGGCGGTGCGCGCGGTGACGGTGGTCACGCAATTGGGCTCGGTTTTACCGTTGCTCAGCTCGTCGACAGGGCTGGTGTTCAGTGCCTATTTGCCCCATCGCGAAACCGATGAGTTGCGCGATCTCGAAGTCCGCGCCGTCGATGTTCATCCGTTGGCCGATGAGCAGGCTTACACCACATTGTGCGAACAGATCCGTGAACGCGGCTTGCACCATGTTCACGGCTTGCTGATGCCCGGCGTGGATGCGTTGTCGGCGCCGGTGTTCAATGCGGTCGGCCAAGTGGCGGCGGTGATGACCATCGTCGGCCCGACCTCGTTGTTTCACGCCGATGAAAACGGCCCGGCGGCGCAGCGTTTGCTGGCAGCGACCCGGGCTGTGAGTTGGCGGATGGGGTATCAGCCGGAATAA